In Pseudomonas leptonychotis, the genomic stretch GCGGCAGCGTCGCCGTATCCGTGAGCATGACAGCCGTGTCCAGTGTCGCGGCCAGCGTACTGACCCCGCTCAACTTCGGCCTGTACGCCTGGCTGAACCCGTATACGCGACCGCTGCTGACCGAAATCGCCATGGACCCACTAAGCCTGCTGCTCATGGTGATTCTGGTACTCGGCGTGCCGCTGGCCTTGGGCATGTTTATCGGCCGACGTTTCCCCGGCTTGTCACGCAAAGTGGAAAAGCCCCTGCGGGTCTTCGCCCTGACGGTGATGCTGGGCTTCGTCGCCCTCGCCTTCGGCAAGAACTTCGATCAGTTCCTTAATCATTTCCACCTGTTCTTCTGGTTGGTGGTCGCCCATAACACCCTGGCGCTGAGCATCGGTTACCTCAGTGCGCGATTGAGCGGTCTACCGGACGCCGAACGCCGCGCGATTACCCTGGAGGTGGGCATCCAGAATTCAGCCCTAGGCTTAGTGATCATCTTCACCTTCTTCCCGCAAGTGACCGGCATGCTGCTGATCGCTGCGTTCTGGGGTACCTGGCATTTGGTGTCAGGGATGGCACTGGCCACCTATTGGTCACGTCGACCGCTGGCAGAAGACCCGCTACCCCTGGCGCCTCTCGGAGAAAAATAATGCACACCGTCTTGATTACCGGGGCCGCCAGCGGCCTCGGCTGGGAGCTTGCGCGCGCTTATCACACCCACGGCTGCAACCTGCTGCTCACCGACATCAACGCCGAAGGCCTGGCCACCCGCGTTGCCGAACTGGGCGCTGAGCATGCACTGGGACTGGCCGGCGACATTACCGACCCGGCGCTGCACCAGCAGTTGCTGCAGGCCTGCGCTGAGCGTTTCGGCGGCCTCGACATACTGATCAACAACGCTGGCATCACCCATCGCTCGCCCACCACACAAACCGACCCGGCGGTATTTCGCAAGGTCATGGCGGTGGACTACCAAGCCCCGGTAGAGCTAACCCTCAGCGCCCTGCCACTGCTGCGTAAGAGCCGTGGGCAGATCATAGCCATCGGTTCCATGGCCGGTTGGATGCCGGTGCTGGGCCGTGCCGGTTATTGCGCGGCGAAAAGCGCCTTGAGTCAGTTCTTTGAAGTGCTGCGCGCCGAAGTGGTCCGCGATGGCATTCGCATGCTGCTGGTTTACCCCAGCTTTCTCGACACACCCATCGACCTCAACGCCTTGGGTGCGGATGGCCAGCGCGCCAAACACGGCCGTTCCACCATCGGCACTATTCGCGGCGCAGACTGGATGGCCGTGCAAATCATCCAGGCCCAGCAGCAAGGCCTGCAGCGCTTATTCCCGGACCGCAGCAGCTGGCTGGCCAGTTTGCTCTGGCGGATTGCGCCGAGTTTTTACTATCGCAAGATGAGCGCGCGCTTTGCCGCGGAGATGGATTGATGGACATCATCTGGCTGGCCCTCGGCTGCTTTATCCTCCTGGCCTACACCCTGGAAGCCATCACCGGCTTCGGCAGTATCGTCATCGCCTTGTCACTGGGCGCACTGCTGCTGCCGATTGAAGTGTTGCTGCCGATTCTGGTGCCGCTGAACATCTGCATGACCGGCTATCTGGCCTGGCGCCATCGCAAGATGATCGACCAACGCCTGCTGCTGGGCATGATCCTGCCCGGCATGGTGCTCGGCACCTTGCTCGGCTATGCGCTGCTGCCCTATCTGGATGCGGCCTTGGCCAAGCGCCTGTTCGGCGTACTGGTGCTGTGGTTCGCCGCCCACGAGTTGTGGCGCCTGCGCCACAACAGCGCCGCCCATTTGCGCCCGCTGTGGCTAAGCCGATTGATTAGCCTGTGCGCCGGCATCAGCCACGGCCTGTTCGCCTCCGGCGGCCCCCTGCTGGTGTTCGCCTTGGCAGGTACGGCGCTGGATAAAGCGCGCCTACGCGCCACCTTGGTCACTGTCTGGTTCACCCTCAACAGCCTGCTGACCATCGCCTTTCTGTTTGATGGCCGCCTACTCCCTGCCCTACCGCAAGTGGCGAGCTACGCGCCGCTGCTGTTAGTCGGCGTATGGCTGGGTGAGCGCCTGCATCAG encodes the following:
- a CDS encoding bile acid:sodium symporter family protein, with translation MEAVHIQFDPSSLVLINIIVAIMMFGVSLDLRGEDFKRVLRAPKAPVIGLIAQFLLLPALTCLACWALRIEPQLALGMTLIAACPGGSFSNIMTWMARGSVAVSVSMTAVSSVAASVLTPLNFGLYAWLNPYTRPLLTEIAMDPLSLLLMVILVLGVPLALGMFIGRRFPGLSRKVEKPLRVFALTVMLGFVALAFGKNFDQFLNHFHLFFWLVVAHNTLALSIGYLSARLSGLPDAERRAITLEVGIQNSALGLVIIFTFFPQVTGMLLIAAFWGTWHLVSGMALATYWSRRPLAEDPLPLAPLGEK
- a CDS encoding SDR family NAD(P)-dependent oxidoreductase, whose amino-acid sequence is MHTVLITGAASGLGWELARAYHTHGCNLLLTDINAEGLATRVAELGAEHALGLAGDITDPALHQQLLQACAERFGGLDILINNAGITHRSPTTQTDPAVFRKVMAVDYQAPVELTLSALPLLRKSRGQIIAIGSMAGWMPVLGRAGYCAAKSALSQFFEVLRAEVVRDGIRMLLVYPSFLDTPIDLNALGADGQRAKHGRSTIGTIRGADWMAVQIIQAQQQGLQRLFPDRSSWLASLLWRIAPSFYYRKMSARFAAEMD
- a CDS encoding sulfite exporter TauE/SafE family protein, translating into MDIIWLALGCFILLAYTLEAITGFGSIVIALSLGALLLPIEVLLPILVPLNICMTGYLAWRHRKMIDQRLLLGMILPGMVLGTLLGYALLPYLDAALAKRLFGVLVLWFAAHELWRLRHNSAAHLRPLWLSRLISLCAGISHGLFASGGPLLVFALAGTALDKARLRATLVTVWFTLNSLLTIAFLFDGRLLPALPQVASYAPLLLVGVWLGERLHQRFNEQHFRIAIYLLLLVTGCLLLVAGR